The following proteins come from a genomic window of Microbacterium sp. JZ31:
- the ptsP gene encoding phosphoenolpyruvate--protein phosphotransferase yields MAERAPAPRDEASARPADEEAARVREAVAAVSAELNRRAEAAGGAARDVLEAQAMMAEDPTLEEAVQTRLDAGKTAEWAVHDAFAEFRATLEAVGGYLGERAADLDDVAARVIAHLRGEPAPGVPTPGHPFVLVAPDLAPADTALLDLDPASPNRVLALVTTDGGPTSHTAILAREKGIVAVVGASAAARLADGDTVIVDAAAGSVIADPSDEQLSDAQRRADERGAAEAAPVTPGAMADGTAVPLLANLGSPAGAAEALELGAEGVGLFRTEFLFLSSKEAPTVEAQQAEYTKLLTAFAGKKVVVRVLDAGADKPLPFLNDAPEDNPALGLRGLRALRASEQILRDQLTALARADAETDADLWVMAPMIATVEETRYFTSLARELGLKTAGVMVEVPASALLADRVLAHADFASIGTNDLTQYTMAADRLLGTVATLQDPWHPAVLQLISHVGEAGRAHGKPVGICGEAAADPLLAVVLVGLGATTLSMAPAALADVRYALGRFTLDDARRIAQAALDAEDAAGARAAARDAAGS; encoded by the coding sequence ATGGCGGAGCGCGCCCCTGCGCCGCGGGACGAGGCGAGCGCCCGCCCCGCGGACGAGGAGGCCGCGCGCGTGCGCGAGGCCGTCGCCGCGGTCTCGGCCGAGCTCAACCGACGGGCGGAGGCCGCGGGCGGAGCCGCGCGCGACGTGCTCGAGGCGCAGGCGATGATGGCTGAGGACCCGACGCTCGAGGAGGCCGTGCAGACGCGGCTCGACGCCGGCAAGACGGCCGAGTGGGCCGTGCACGACGCGTTCGCGGAGTTCCGCGCGACGCTTGAGGCCGTCGGCGGCTACCTCGGCGAGCGCGCCGCCGACCTCGACGACGTCGCCGCGCGCGTGATCGCGCACCTGCGCGGCGAGCCCGCGCCGGGCGTGCCGACCCCCGGCCACCCGTTCGTGCTCGTCGCCCCGGACCTCGCACCCGCCGACACGGCCCTGCTCGACCTCGATCCCGCCTCGCCCAACCGCGTGCTCGCGCTCGTCACGACCGACGGCGGGCCGACCTCGCACACGGCGATCCTCGCGCGCGAGAAGGGCATCGTCGCGGTCGTCGGCGCGTCGGCCGCCGCGCGCCTCGCCGACGGCGACACCGTGATCGTGGACGCCGCGGCCGGATCCGTGATCGCGGACCCGTCGGACGAGCAGCTCTCCGACGCGCAGCGCCGGGCGGATGAGCGCGGCGCGGCGGAGGCCGCTCCCGTGACGCCGGGTGCGATGGCGGACGGCACGGCCGTGCCGCTGCTGGCGAACCTCGGCTCGCCCGCGGGCGCCGCCGAGGCGCTCGAGCTCGGCGCGGAGGGCGTGGGCCTGTTCCGCACGGAGTTCCTGTTCCTGAGCTCCAAGGAGGCGCCCACCGTCGAGGCGCAGCAGGCCGAGTACACGAAGCTCCTGACCGCGTTCGCCGGCAAGAAGGTCGTCGTGCGCGTGCTCGACGCCGGCGCCGACAAGCCGCTGCCGTTCCTGAACGACGCGCCCGAGGACAACCCGGCCCTGGGCCTGCGTGGCCTGCGCGCGCTGCGCGCGAGCGAGCAGATTCTGCGCGACCAGCTGACGGCCCTCGCCCGTGCCGACGCCGAGACGGACGCCGACCTGTGGGTCATGGCCCCGATGATCGCGACCGTGGAGGAGACGCGGTACTTCACGTCGCTCGCGCGCGAACTGGGCCTGAAGACCGCGGGCGTCATGGTCGAGGTTCCCGCCAGCGCGCTGCTCGCGGACCGCGTGCTCGCGCACGCCGACTTCGCCTCGATCGGCACGAACGACCTCACGCAGTACACGATGGCGGCGGATCGCCTCCTGGGCACGGTCGCGACCCTGCAGGACCCGTGGCACCCGGCGGTGCTGCAGCTCATCTCGCACGTCGGCGAGGCGGGCCGGGCGCACGGCAAGCCGGTCGGCATCTGCGGCGAGGCCGCCGCCGACCCGCTGCTCGCCGTCGTGCTCGTGGGTCTCGGCGCCACCACGCTGTCGATGGCGCCCGCGGCGCTGGCCGACGTGCGGTACGCGCTCGGCCGCTTCACGCTCGACGACGCCCGCCGCATCGCGCAGGCCGCCCTCGACGCGGAGGATGCGGCCGGCGCCCGCGCGGCCGCCCGGGACGCCGCCGGATCCTGA
- a CDS encoding HPr family phosphocarrier protein: MATRNVQIGSSHGLHARPAKLFAQAAKDAGVPVTIAKGDGKPVNAASILGVIALGVEQGDTVTLTAEGEGGEGVLDTLEQLLTTDHDAE, translated from the coding sequence ATGGCCACTCGCAACGTTCAGATCGGCTCGTCGCACGGGCTTCACGCGCGCCCCGCGAAGCTGTTCGCGCAGGCGGCGAAGGACGCGGGAGTGCCCGTCACGATCGCGAAGGGCGACGGCAAGCCGGTCAACGCCGCGAGCATCCTCGGCGTGATCGCGCTCGGCGTCGAGCAGGGCGACACGGTCACCCTGACGGCGGAGGGCGAAGGCGGCGAGGGAGTGCTCGACACGCTCGAGCAGCTGCTGACCACCGACCACGACGCCGAGTGA
- a CDS encoding PTS sugar transporter subunit IIB has translation MRILVVCGAGASSTFVALRLRRAAALAGMPLSASAGSASSLADDLRSTDVVLVGPHLERSLDEIHRLAAPRGVRVVLLPDDIFADSDGSRALALVTAAAPSATGSATAETA, from the coding sequence ATGAGGATCCTCGTGGTGTGCGGTGCGGGCGCGTCCAGCACGTTCGTCGCCCTGCGCCTCCGTCGCGCGGCCGCCCTGGCCGGGATGCCGCTCAGCGCCTCCGCCGGTTCCGCGTCCTCGCTCGCCGATGACCTGCGCTCGACCGACGTCGTCCTGGTCGGCCCGCATCTCGAGCGCTCGCTCGACGAGATCCACCGCCTCGCCGCACCGCGGGGCGTGCGCGTCGTGCTGCTTCCCGACGACATCTTCGCCGACAGCGACGGCAGCCGCGCCCTGGCGCTCGTGACCGCCGCCGCCCCCTCCGCAACGGGATCCGCGACCGCGGAGACCGCCTGA
- a CDS encoding BglG family transcription antiterminator, whose translation MTRRRQDRVLGILIRRGEWVTAATLADQLGVTPRSVRTYVTAANARVPGTEAIESGPAGYRATSAAPAVLRAGAEADPGTPRERLHALVRALLDQPDGIDVYDTADRMHVSSATLEADLGRVRALLGGSDLALERAGSRIRLEGSELAQRRFVSRLAHDEMEEGAFDLAALRRAADAMAIPSEALGAFKSDLVARLGELGYFVNEFAAADVALHVAIAADRVAQGRALEAVHGEPEPVRARFAEVVGELTSRHFGVELGQGDRLHLAALVLTRVVVPGSREEPAARVDPQIAAAVRTAVERAAASYLVDIAHDDFVERLSLHVQNLVHRAREQAWSRNPLTRTLKSAYPMIFDVAVSIASELAVTLGVPIHDDEIAYIAMHVGGRLERSRRAETMLTATIVCPGYYELHELLRSSVDRSLGRSIEVIGVETRVDPDWTAIDSDLVLTTIEPPVLSAGTSPDRIVRIQPFLTDADVERVAAAASRVRRSRRLGRLRAELARYFSPGAFLRGMDASRGEEGIIRDLGALLVTQGVIDEEYVASTIERERLSSTAFTETLAVPHALRMTATRTAIAIGISDQPVRWGDRRVHVVALVAFSENDRAAFQTVFEQLVEVFGEPDSAQRLVRRGVDLSSFLDELAAVIDG comes from the coding sequence ATGACGCGGCGTCGGCAGGACAGGGTGCTCGGCATCCTGATCCGCCGCGGCGAGTGGGTGACCGCCGCGACCCTCGCGGATCAGCTGGGCGTCACCCCGCGCAGCGTCCGGACCTACGTCACCGCCGCCAACGCACGCGTGCCGGGCACGGAGGCGATCGAGTCGGGCCCCGCCGGGTATCGCGCCACGTCGGCGGCTCCCGCCGTGCTGCGTGCCGGGGCCGAGGCGGATCCGGGCACGCCGCGCGAGCGGCTGCACGCGCTCGTGCGCGCGCTGCTGGATCAGCCCGACGGCATCGATGTGTACGACACCGCCGACCGCATGCACGTCAGCTCCGCGACGCTCGAGGCCGATCTCGGGCGGGTGCGAGCCCTGCTCGGCGGATCCGACCTCGCTCTCGAGCGCGCGGGATCCCGCATCCGGCTCGAGGGATCGGAGCTCGCGCAGCGCCGATTCGTGAGCCGCCTGGCGCACGACGAGATGGAGGAGGGTGCGTTCGATCTCGCGGCGCTGCGCCGCGCGGCCGACGCGATGGCGATCCCGTCCGAGGCGCTCGGCGCGTTCAAGAGCGACCTCGTCGCGCGGCTCGGCGAGCTCGGCTACTTCGTCAACGAGTTCGCCGCGGCCGACGTCGCGCTCCACGTCGCGATCGCGGCCGACCGGGTCGCGCAGGGGCGCGCTCTGGAGGCCGTGCACGGCGAGCCCGAGCCGGTGCGGGCGCGGTTCGCCGAGGTCGTGGGGGAGCTGACGAGCCGGCACTTCGGCGTGGAGCTCGGTCAGGGCGATCGCCTGCACCTGGCGGCGCTCGTGCTCACGCGCGTCGTCGTGCCCGGCTCGCGCGAGGAGCCCGCCGCACGGGTGGATCCGCAGATCGCCGCGGCGGTGCGCACGGCGGTCGAGCGGGCGGCGGCGTCGTACCTCGTCGACATCGCGCACGACGACTTCGTCGAGCGCCTGTCGCTCCACGTGCAGAATCTCGTGCACAGGGCGCGCGAGCAGGCGTGGTCGCGGAACCCGCTCACCCGCACGCTGAAGTCGGCGTATCCGATGATCTTCGACGTCGCGGTGTCGATCGCGAGCGAGCTCGCCGTGACGCTCGGCGTCCCCATCCACGACGACGAGATCGCCTACATCGCGATGCACGTCGGCGGGCGTCTCGAGCGCAGCCGCCGCGCGGAGACGATGCTGACCGCGACGATCGTGTGCCCCGGCTACTACGAGCTGCACGAGCTGCTGCGCTCGAGCGTGGACCGGTCGCTCGGCCGCTCGATCGAGGTCATCGGGGTCGAGACGCGCGTGGACCCGGACTGGACCGCGATCGACTCCGACCTCGTGCTGACCACGATCGAGCCGCCCGTCCTGTCCGCCGGCACGTCGCCCGACCGGATCGTGCGCATCCAGCCGTTCCTGACCGACGCCGACGTCGAGCGGGTCGCGGCCGCGGCGAGCCGCGTGCGCCGTTCCCGCCGGCTCGGTCGCCTCCGCGCCGAGCTCGCCCGCTACTTCTCGCCCGGCGCGTTCCTGCGGGGGATGGACGCCTCACGCGGCGAGGAGGGGATCATCCGCGACCTCGGCGCGCTGCTCGTGACCCAGGGCGTGATCGACGAGGAGTACGTCGCCAGCACGATCGAGCGCGAGCGGCTGTCGTCGACGGCGTTCACCGAGACGCTCGCGGTGCCGCACGCGCTGCGGATGACCGCCACCCGCACGGCGATCGCGATCGGCATCAGCGACCAGCCCGTGCGATGGGGCGACAGGCGCGTGCACGTCGTGGCGCTCGTGGCGTTCAGCGAGAACGACCGCGCCGCGTTCCAGACCGTGTTCGAGCAGCTGGTCGAGGTGTTCGGCGAGCCCGACAGCGCGCAGCGGCTCGTCCGGCGCGGCGTCGACCTGTCGTCGTTCCTGGACGAGCTCGCCGCCGTGATCGACGGCTGA
- a CDS encoding HPr family phosphocarrier protein: protein MALRRVVITAAAGLHARPAAELARLARTRESGIRIRTASATVDAGSVLAVMDLALTRGQEVVLEAEGPGADAALDIAESLLAPRGL, encoded by the coding sequence ATGGCGCTGCGGAGGGTCGTGATCACCGCGGCCGCGGGGCTGCACGCCAGGCCCGCGGCCGAGCTGGCGCGCCTCGCGCGGACGCGCGAGAGCGGAATCCGGATCCGCACGGCGAGCGCCACGGTCGACGCCGGCAGCGTGCTGGCCGTGATGGACCTGGCGCTGACGCGCGGCCAGGAGGTCGTGCTCGAGGCCGAGGGGCCGGGGGCGGACGCCGCGCTCGACATCGCCGAGTCGCTGCTCGCCCCGCGCGGGCTCTGA
- a CDS encoding aldehyde dehydrogenase → MGMMMDMMESMPSTQATGMDMAIMQECIEACSAVEMTATMCADADAGENMAKCAAMCANMADVAHATMRMMMRPMGYDMGVMRAMMTACMTMGEACAAECRMHAEMAEHCRICAMACEAMVETCRKTMDAMQMA, encoded by the coding sequence ATGGGAATGATGATGGACATGATGGAGTCCATGCCGAGCACGCAGGCGACGGGCATGGACATGGCGATAATGCAGGAGTGCATCGAGGCGTGCTCGGCGGTCGAGATGACGGCCACGATGTGCGCCGACGCCGACGCGGGCGAGAACATGGCGAAGTGCGCCGCAATGTGCGCCAACATGGCGGACGTGGCGCACGCCACCATGCGGATGATGATGCGCCCGATGGGCTACGACATGGGCGTCATGCGGGCCATGATGACGGCGTGCATGACCATGGGCGAGGCCTGTGCGGCGGAGTGTCGCATGCACGCCGAGATGGCCGAGCACTGCCGCATCTGCGCCATGGCGTGCGAGGCGATGGTCGAGACCTGCCGCAAGACGATGGACGCGATGCAGATGGCCTGA
- a CDS encoding phospho-sugar mutase gives MDTAILDQARTWLAQDPDDETREELAALIERADSGDEDAIDDLFDRFDGRLQFGTAGLRGELGAGSNRMNRVLVAQAAAGFAAFLRARDPEGTPTVVVGYDGRRNSDVFARDSAELFAGAGLRAILLPRRLPTPVLAFAVRHLGADAGVMVTASHNPPNDNGYKVYLGGRDAGSQIVAPSDGEIAASIRRIADERSVLDLPRSIEYEIADEAVVEAYVTATAAVAPAPEGAAGTRWVYTAMHGVGWETFARVLDAAGYPAPTVVPEQIDPDGRFPTVSFPNPEEPGAMDLAFATARASDAEFVIAQDPDADRLAVAIPLRGEGGEGGWRRLTGNEVGLLLGLRAARAAAGMPGASLACSLVSSPGLGAIARKHDLDFHETLTGFKWISRAPGMVFGFEEALGYLVNPETVRDKDGISASIAFLALATEARGRGLTIADLLDELTAEIGFYASGQVSVRVEDVSTIATMMAALRADPPSSFGDTAVALADDLLQDPAGLGGDVLRYRLEDGSRIIFRPSGTEPKLKVYLDVRGESREDSAARLVALEQAVRERLDRLS, from the coding sequence ATGGACACCGCCATCCTGGATCAGGCGCGCACCTGGCTCGCGCAGGACCCCGACGACGAGACGCGCGAGGAGCTCGCGGCGCTGATCGAGCGCGCCGACTCCGGCGACGAGGACGCGATCGACGACCTCTTCGACCGCTTCGACGGCCGGCTGCAGTTCGGCACCGCGGGTCTGCGCGGCGAGCTCGGCGCCGGCAGCAACCGCATGAACCGCGTGCTCGTGGCGCAGGCCGCGGCGGGCTTCGCGGCGTTCCTGCGTGCGCGCGACCCCGAGGGCACGCCCACGGTCGTCGTCGGCTACGACGGCCGCCGCAACTCCGACGTGTTCGCGCGCGACTCCGCGGAGCTGTTCGCGGGAGCAGGGCTCCGCGCGATCCTGCTCCCCCGGCGCCTGCCGACGCCCGTGCTGGCGTTCGCCGTGCGACACCTCGGCGCCGATGCCGGCGTCATGGTCACCGCGAGTCACAACCCGCCGAACGACAACGGCTACAAGGTCTACCTCGGCGGCCGGGACGCGGGCTCCCAGATCGTGGCGCCGTCCGACGGCGAGATCGCGGCGTCCATCCGCCGGATCGCGGACGAGCGCTCCGTGCTCGACCTGCCACGCTCGATCGAGTACGAGATCGCCGACGAGGCGGTCGTCGAGGCGTACGTGACGGCGACCGCCGCCGTCGCGCCCGCGCCCGAGGGCGCCGCGGGCACGCGCTGGGTCTACACCGCGATGCACGGCGTCGGGTGGGAGACCTTCGCGCGCGTGCTGGACGCCGCCGGCTACCCCGCGCCCACCGTGGTGCCCGAGCAGATCGATCCGGACGGCCGCTTCCCGACCGTGTCGTTCCCGAACCCGGAGGAGCCGGGCGCGATGGACCTCGCCTTCGCGACGGCGCGCGCGTCGGACGCCGAGTTCGTGATCGCGCAGGACCCGGATGCCGACCGCCTCGCGGTCGCCATCCCGCTGCGCGGCGAGGGCGGCGAGGGCGGCTGGCGTCGCCTGACCGGCAATGAGGTCGGGCTGCTGCTCGGCCTCCGCGCCGCGCGGGCGGCGGCCGGCATGCCGGGCGCCTCGCTCGCGTGCTCGCTCGTGTCGTCGCCGGGCCTCGGCGCGATCGCGCGGAAGCACGACCTCGACTTCCACGAGACCCTCACGGGCTTCAAGTGGATCTCGCGCGCGCCGGGCATGGTGTTCGGATTCGAGGAGGCGCTCGGCTACCTCGTCAATCCGGAGACCGTGCGCGACAAGGACGGCATCTCGGCGTCGATCGCGTTCCTCGCGCTCGCCACCGAGGCGCGCGGCCGCGGCCTGACGATCGCCGACCTGCTCGACGAGCTCACGGCCGAGATCGGCTTCTACGCGAGCGGCCAGGTGTCGGTGCGCGTCGAGGACGTCTCCACGATCGCGACCATGATGGCCGCGCTGCGCGCGGATCCGCCCTCCTCGTTCGGCGACACCGCCGTCGCGCTGGCCGACGACCTCTTGCAGGACCCGGCCGGTCTGGGCGGCGACGTCCTGCGCTACCGGCTCGAGGACGGATCCCGCATCATCTTCCGCCCGAGCGGCACCGAGCCGAAGCTCAAGGTCTACCTCGACGTGCGCGGCGAGTCCAGGGAGGACTCCGCGGCGCGCCTCGTGGCGCTCGAGCAGGCCGTGCGGGAACGGCTGGATCGCCTGTCCTGA
- a CDS encoding purine-nucleoside phosphorylase, which translates to MTDAHPLDAPADPFRVAQTAAADIARLTGVDRHDIAVTLGSGWGKAAELIGETVAEIPATEVTGFSKPALAGHVGTIRSLRTAGGRAVLVIGARTHYYEGHGVRRVVHSVRTAAATGAKTMVLTNGAGGIKEQWQAGQPVLISDHLNLTADSPLEGATFIDLTDLYSRRLRDIAREVDPTLDEGVYCQFRGPHYETPAEVQMAKAMGGHIVGMSTALEGIAAREAGMEVLGFSLITNLAAGISPDPLSHEEVIDAGRQAEPVISALLAKVIERL; encoded by the coding sequence ATGACCGACGCTCATCCGCTCGACGCCCCCGCCGATCCGTTCCGGGTCGCGCAGACCGCCGCCGCCGACATCGCGCGCCTGACGGGCGTCGACCGCCACGACATCGCCGTGACCCTCGGGAGCGGCTGGGGTAAGGCCGCCGAGCTGATCGGCGAGACGGTGGCGGAGATCCCCGCGACTGAGGTGACCGGATTCTCCAAGCCCGCGCTCGCGGGCCACGTCGGCACCATCCGTTCGCTGCGCACCGCCGGCGGCAGGGCGGTCCTCGTGATCGGCGCCCGCACCCACTACTACGAGGGCCACGGCGTCCGCCGCGTCGTGCACAGCGTGCGCACCGCGGCGGCGACCGGCGCGAAGACCATGGTGCTCACGAACGGCGCCGGCGGCATCAAGGAGCAGTGGCAGGCGGGTCAGCCCGTGCTGATCAGCGACCACCTCAACCTGACCGCGGACTCGCCGCTCGAGGGCGCCACGTTCATCGACCTCACCGACCTGTACTCCCGCCGCCTGCGCGACATCGCACGCGAGGTGGATCCGACGCTCGACGAGGGCGTGTACTGCCAGTTCCGCGGCCCCCACTACGAGACGCCCGCCGAGGTGCAGATGGCCAAGGCCATGGGCGGCCACATCGTCGGCATGTCCACCGCGCTCGAGGGCATCGCGGCGCGCGAGGCGGGCATGGAGGTGCTCGGCTTCTCGCTCATCACGAACCTCGCCGCGGGCATCTCCCCCGACCCGCTCAGTCATGAGGAGGTCATCGACGCGGGCCGGCAGGCGGAGCCGGTGATCTCGGCCCTGCTCGCGAAGGTGATCGAGCGGCTGTGA
- a CDS encoding NAD(P)H-quinone dehydrogenase, with amino-acid sequence MVFDFERRQRIAILGGGPGGYEAALAGAQLGADVTVIERVGIGGSAVITDVVPSKTLIATADAALSVAEAGDLGVQFYAKGDGGKPLKPEIAINLLAINKRLLALAGQQSEDMRSSLLEAGVRIIAGHGRLEGEDAIVVSTGPDGTDFDRIEADTIVISTGATPRELPAARPDGDRILTWKQLYNLSAVPEHLIVVGSGVTGAEFASAYMNLGAEVTLVSSREQVLPGEDADAAKVLEKVFKRGGMKLLAKARADKVENTGDGVVVTLSDGRTVEGSHCLMAVGAIPNTAGIGLEEAGVQMTDSGHIRVNKVSRTSVPNIYAAGDCTTLLPLASVASMQGRTAVFHAMGDTAIPLEERKIASNIFTNPEIATVGWTEKQIDERVVDGEVHTLPLASNARAKMMGVKDGFVKLFARTGSGTVIGGVIVAPKASELIFPLSLAVERRLTVDQLARAFAAYPSLSGSITDAARAMHHVQS; translated from the coding sequence ATGGTCTTCGACTTCGAACGCAGGCAGCGGATCGCGATCCTCGGTGGTGGCCCGGGCGGATACGAGGCGGCGCTCGCGGGCGCCCAGCTCGGGGCGGACGTCACCGTCATCGAGCGCGTCGGGATCGGCGGCTCGGCCGTGATCACCGACGTGGTGCCCTCGAAGACCCTCATCGCCACGGCCGACGCCGCACTCTCGGTGGCCGAGGCCGGCGACCTCGGCGTGCAGTTCTACGCGAAGGGCGACGGCGGCAAGCCGCTCAAGCCGGAGATCGCGATCAACCTGCTGGCGATCAACAAGCGCCTGCTCGCGCTCGCGGGGCAGCAGTCCGAGGACATGCGCTCGTCCCTGCTGGAGGCGGGCGTGCGGATCATCGCGGGCCACGGCCGCCTGGAGGGCGAGGACGCGATCGTCGTGTCCACCGGGCCGGACGGCACCGACTTCGACCGCATCGAGGCGGACACGATCGTGATCTCGACCGGCGCGACGCCGCGTGAGCTCCCCGCCGCGCGCCCCGACGGCGACCGCATCCTGACCTGGAAGCAGCTCTACAACCTCAGCGCGGTGCCCGAGCACCTGATCGTCGTCGGCTCGGGCGTGACGGGCGCCGAGTTCGCCTCGGCGTACATGAACCTGGGCGCCGAGGTCACGCTGGTCTCGAGCCGGGAGCAGGTGCTCCCCGGCGAGGACGCCGACGCCGCGAAGGTGCTGGAGAAGGTGTTCAAGCGCGGCGGCATGAAGCTGCTGGCGAAGGCGCGCGCCGACAAGGTCGAGAACACGGGCGACGGCGTCGTCGTGACCCTCTCCGACGGGCGCACGGTCGAGGGCTCGCACTGCCTGATGGCGGTCGGCGCCATCCCGAACACCGCCGGGATCGGCCTCGAGGAGGCGGGCGTGCAGATGACCGACTCCGGTCACATCCGGGTCAACAAGGTCAGCCGCACGTCCGTGCCGAACATCTACGCGGCAGGCGACTGCACGACGCTGCTGCCGCTCGCGTCGGTTGCCTCGATGCAGGGACGCACGGCCGTGTTCCATGCGATGGGCGACACCGCGATCCCGCTCGAGGAGCGCAAGATCGCGTCCAACATCTTCACCAACCCCGAGATCGCCACGGTCGGCTGGACCGAGAAGCAGATCGACGAGCGCGTCGTCGACGGCGAGGTGCACACGCTGCCTCTCGCCTCGAACGCCCGCGCCAAGATGATGGGCGTCAAGGACGGCTTCGTGAAGCTGTTCGCCCGCACGGGCTCCGGCACCGTGATCGGCGGCGTGATCGTGGCGCCCAAGGCGTCGGAGCTGATCTTCCCCCTCTCGCTCGCGGTCGAGCGCCGGCTGACCGTCGACCAGCTCGCGCGCGCGTTCGCGGCCTACCCCTCGCTGTCCGGATCCATCACGGACGCCGCACGCGCCATGCACCACGTGCAGTCCTGA
- a CDS encoding thiamine pyrophosphate-dependent enzyme yields MSIAIPAPRSELIEGLDAPLGVLDPEGSRHPSPVLDDSLADVDESALTDLYVDMSVLRRVDEESFALARQGELALWPPLRGQEAAQIGALRGVRDDDFLFPTYREHPLALLRGADPAEVLSVWKGMALSGWDPFAHRLATTQIIIGAQTLHATGYAMAARRDGGDDIALAFFGDGATSEGDVSEAMVFASSFQAPVVFFCQNNQYAISEPVRVQSETALALRATGFGIPALRVDGNDVLAVLAAVRIAAERARAGGGATFVEAVTYRMGPHTTTDDPGRYRDEAEVAAWAAKDPIERLERHLERIGAPIARIREEARIRCDAIAAQVRAGAAHTTAPDTETMFDDVYVAPTRRLERQRAEHLAFVRSVEGLR; encoded by the coding sequence ATGTCGATCGCCATCCCCGCACCCCGGAGCGAGCTGATCGAGGGACTCGACGCCCCGCTCGGCGTGCTCGATCCCGAGGGTTCACGTCACCCGAGCCCCGTCCTCGACGACAGCCTCGCGGACGTCGACGAGTCGGCCCTCACCGACCTCTACGTCGACATGTCGGTCCTGCGCCGCGTGGACGAGGAGTCGTTCGCGCTCGCGCGTCAGGGCGAGCTCGCGCTGTGGCCGCCCCTGCGCGGGCAGGAGGCCGCCCAGATCGGAGCGCTCCGCGGCGTGCGCGACGACGACTTCCTGTTCCCCACGTACCGCGAGCACCCGCTCGCCCTGCTGCGGGGCGCGGACCCCGCCGAGGTGCTCTCCGTCTGGAAGGGCATGGCACTGTCGGGGTGGGACCCGTTCGCGCACCGCCTCGCGACGACGCAGATCATCATCGGCGCGCAGACGCTGCACGCGACGGGCTACGCCATGGCGGCGCGGCGCGACGGGGGCGACGACATCGCGCTTGCCTTCTTCGGCGACGGCGCGACGAGCGAGGGCGACGTGAGCGAGGCGATGGTCTTCGCGAGCTCGTTCCAGGCGCCCGTCGTGTTCTTCTGCCAGAACAACCAGTACGCGATCTCGGAGCCCGTGCGCGTGCAGTCGGAGACAGCGCTCGCGCTGCGCGCGACCGGGTTCGGCATCCCCGCGCTGCGCGTCGACGGCAACGACGTGCTGGCGGTGCTCGCGGCCGTGCGCATCGCGGCCGAGCGGGCGCGCGCGGGCGGCGGGGCCACCTTCGTGGAGGCCGTCACCTATCGGATGGGCCCGCACACCACGACGGACGACCCTGGTCGCTACCGCGACGAGGCGGAGGTCGCGGCGTGGGCCGCGAAGGATCCGATCGAGCGCCTCGAGCGCCACCTCGAGCGGATCGGCGCTCCCATCGCGCGCATCCGCGAGGAGGCGAGGATCCGGTGCGACGCGATCGCCGCGCAGGTGCGCGCGGGGGCGGCGCACACGACCGCGCCGGATACCGAGACCATGTTCGACGACGTCTACGTCGCTCCCACGCGCCGCCTCGAGCGCCAGCGGGCCGAGCACCTCGCCTTCGTGCGCAGCGTGGAGGGCCTGCGATGA